From a region of the Mycobacteroides saopaulense genome:
- a CDS encoding VOC family protein yields the protein MTGEPTFFEIGVPDAVRAQKFYQGLLAWAPHAMGEGGQAWLETGGINGGLHGDDEDRRIDMFFGVPDIDAAVLTVRELGGEAEDPGPEEPGFGRFVFCKDDQGVRFGLHQRSGSFA from the coding sequence ATGACCGGCGAACCGACCTTCTTCGAGATCGGAGTGCCCGATGCGGTACGTGCACAGAAGTTCTACCAGGGGCTCCTGGCCTGGGCGCCACACGCGATGGGCGAGGGTGGGCAGGCCTGGCTCGAAACGGGTGGTATCAACGGCGGACTGCACGGTGACGACGAGGACCGCCGGATCGACATGTTCTTCGGGGTGCCCGACATTGACGCGGCCGTCCTGACCGTTCGTGAACTCGGCGGTGAGGCGGAGGATCCCGGGCCGGAGGAGCCGGGCTTCGGACGCTTCGTCTTCTGCAAGGACGATCAAGGCGTGCGATTCGGGCTGCACCAGCGCTCCGGCAGCTTCGCCTGA
- a CDS encoding tRNA (cytidine(34)-2'-O)-methyltransferase yields MFRVIFHEPRIAPNTGNAIRMVAGTGCELHLVQPLFDLSEAKVRRAGLDYHDMASVTVHESLSAAWESLRPQRVYAFTAHADVSYTDIAYQPGDVLLFGPEPTGLDPEVLADPHVTEKVRIPLLPGRRSLNLSNAAAIAAYEAWRQHGFAGQAVSTPPR; encoded by the coding sequence GTGTTTCGCGTGATATTCCATGAGCCACGGATCGCTCCCAACACCGGGAACGCGATCCGGATGGTGGCGGGCACCGGGTGCGAGCTGCATCTGGTGCAGCCGCTGTTCGATCTGTCGGAGGCCAAGGTCCGGCGCGCCGGCCTGGACTATCACGACATGGCGTCGGTGACGGTCCACGAGAGTCTTTCCGCTGCTTGGGAATCACTGAGACCACAGCGGGTGTATGCCTTCACCGCGCATGCCGACGTCAGCTACACCGATATCGCCTATCAGCCGGGCGATGTGCTGCTGTTCGGTCCCGAGCCCACCGGCCTGGACCCCGAGGTCCTGGCCGATCCACACGTCACCGAGAAGGTACGCATCCCGCTGCTGCCCGGGCGTAGATCACTCAACCTGTCCAATGCCGCGGCCATCGCGGCGTACGAGGCTTGGCGTCAGCACGGATTCGCAGGGCAGGCGGTTTCCACGCCGCCGAGATGA
- a CDS encoding helix-turn-helix domain-containing protein — translation MGSPVTYQCGAAGDVGWESVTRSVDATLAGIVHEYTEFREYSDKPVDRREVAGVDPVLIIEFGDPLLVTDAADTQSPRMWQSFGAGACQGPTATLHSGMQHCLEVRLTPLGMYRMTGLPMSDISNRAVSLEDLFGDEGRHLPERLAAQNDWSLRFDLLDSMLARAAANGPEPDPEVAWAWRLLSQTHGTASVGEIVAETGWSRARLAKRFCGQVGLTPKAAARVLRFGRAMTLLAAPGHRSLASIALACGYFDQAHFNRDFRMFAGCSPTELAALRYADLPGIHDPGICETFVQDEGTSRA, via the coding sequence ATGGGCAGCCCGGTGACATACCAGTGCGGGGCTGCCGGTGATGTGGGGTGGGAGTCGGTGACCCGATCGGTCGACGCCACACTGGCCGGGATTGTGCACGAATACACCGAGTTCCGCGAGTACTCCGACAAACCCGTCGACCGTCGCGAGGTTGCCGGTGTCGACCCGGTGCTCATTATCGAGTTCGGCGATCCGCTGCTGGTCACCGATGCCGCGGACACGCAGTCTCCGCGGATGTGGCAGTCATTCGGTGCCGGTGCGTGTCAGGGGCCCACTGCTACCTTGCATTCGGGAATGCAACACTGCCTTGAAGTGCGGTTGACGCCGCTGGGGATGTACCGGATGACCGGTCTGCCGATGAGCGATATCAGCAATCGTGCGGTCAGTCTCGAAGACCTGTTCGGCGACGAGGGTCGGCACCTACCCGAACGACTTGCGGCGCAAAATGATTGGTCTCTCCGATTCGATCTGCTGGATTCGATGTTGGCGCGCGCGGCGGCAAATGGCCCAGAGCCCGACCCCGAGGTGGCCTGGGCGTGGCGACTGCTGAGCCAAACCCATGGAACGGCGTCTGTCGGCGAGATAGTGGCCGAGACCGGTTGGAGTCGCGCTCGATTGGCGAAGCGCTTCTGCGGCCAAGTCGGTCTGACTCCCAAGGCGGCCGCACGTGTGCTTCGCTTTGGTCGGGCGATGACGCTGCTGGCCGCGCCGGGTCATCGATCGCTCGCCTCGATCGCATTGGCGTGCGGCTATTTCGATCAGGCGCACTTCAACCGCGATTTCAGGATGTTCGCGGGGTGCTCACCGACGGAGTTGGCCGCGCTGCGGTACGCGGACCTTCCTGGCATACACGATCCGGGTATTTGCGAAACATTTGTACAAGACGAGGGCACATCGCGGGCCTAA
- a CDS encoding NAD(P)-dependent oxidoreductase: protein MKIAIFGATGMVGSRIAAELRARGHAVTGYSRRGGEQTQPGTLADATLVEDVAAGHDAVVSAIGPSRSGGAPSEFVDAITTAAANVHGTRLFVVGGAGSLLDDGKRLVDSPEFPDSYRAEALAHASALESLELSDQDVDWVYLSPAPLIEPGERTGSYRVAGDSPAGPSISAEDFAVAVADELERPTHRRVRFTVAN, encoded by the coding sequence ATGAAGATCGCAATATTTGGTGCCACCGGCATGGTCGGGTCACGTATCGCCGCCGAGCTGCGCGCCCGCGGGCATGCGGTGACGGGGTACAGCCGGCGGGGCGGCGAGCAGACCCAGCCGGGGACGCTTGCCGATGCCACCCTGGTCGAGGACGTGGCTGCCGGGCATGACGCCGTCGTGTCCGCGATAGGCCCGAGCCGCTCCGGGGGCGCCCCCAGCGAGTTCGTCGACGCGATCACCACCGCCGCCGCGAATGTGCACGGCACGCGGCTCTTCGTCGTTGGTGGTGCAGGCTCACTGCTGGACGACGGGAAGCGCCTGGTCGATTCACCGGAGTTCCCCGATTCATACCGTGCCGAGGCCCTCGCTCACGCCTCCGCTCTGGAATCCCTCGAACTGTCCGACCAGGATGTCGACTGGGTCTACCTTTCACCCGCGCCGCTGATCGAACCGGGCGAGCGCACGGGTTCCTATCGCGTGGCCGGCGATTCCCCGGCAGGTCCATCCATCTCTGCCGAGGATTTCGCCGTGGCCGTGGCCGACGAACTCGAACGACCCACGCACCGACGGGTGCGGTTCACGGTCGCCAACTGA
- a CDS encoding nitroreductase family protein: MTSLNLSADEVLTTTRSVRKRLDFDKPVERAVVEECLNIAMQAPTGSNHQGWHWVIVEDAEKKKAIADIYREGWNKYAKGAGATYAEGDTRAERKEKVVDSAGYLAENFERAPLFLIPCIEGRLDNLPVVGGASSWGSLLPAVWSFMLAARNRGLGSAWTTLHLMDDGEQRTADILGIPFEKVTQGGLFPIAYTVGTDFRLAKRQPLADVLHWDTW, encoded by the coding sequence ATGACCTCCCTGAATCTGTCGGCCGACGAAGTTCTGACTACCACCCGTTCGGTGCGCAAGCGCCTCGACTTCGACAAGCCCGTCGAGCGTGCGGTTGTCGAGGAATGCCTGAACATCGCCATGCAGGCGCCGACGGGCTCCAACCATCAGGGCTGGCACTGGGTGATCGTGGAGGACGCCGAGAAGAAGAAGGCCATCGCCGACATCTACCGCGAGGGCTGGAACAAGTACGCCAAGGGCGCGGGCGCCACCTACGCCGAGGGCGATACCCGGGCAGAGCGCAAGGAGAAGGTCGTGGATTCGGCCGGCTACCTCGCCGAGAACTTCGAGCGGGCGCCACTCTTCCTCATCCCGTGCATCGAAGGTCGCCTGGACAACCTGCCGGTGGTCGGTGGGGCGTCGTCGTGGGGATCGCTGCTGCCCGCGGTGTGGAGCTTCATGCTCGCGGCCCGCAACCGTGGTTTGGGATCGGCCTGGACCACGTTGCACCTCATGGACGACGGCGAGCAGCGCACCGCCGACATTCTGGGCATCCCCTTCGAGAAGGTGACTCAGGGTGGTTTGTTCCCCATCGCCTACACCGTTGGCACCGACTTCCGGCTCGCCAAGCGTCAGCCGCTCGCCGACGTCCTGCACTGGGACACTTGGTGA
- a CDS encoding pentapeptide repeat-containing protein, producing the protein MAEHWTDREITAETFYDEDLRELHTERVVFTECDFSGANLTESLHVGSAFRNCTFRRTSLWHSEFRQCSLLGSTLTDCRVRPSKFTETDFTLSSLGGLDLREMDLSDCRFREANLVGTDMRKANLHGADFTGARTQNLKLDGADLRGARVDPTLWTTAALIAAKVDLPQAIAFAAAHGLDVHGG; encoded by the coding sequence ATGGCCGAGCACTGGACTGACCGAGAGATCACGGCAGAGACCTTCTACGACGAGGACCTCCGCGAACTGCACACCGAGCGTGTGGTTTTCACCGAGTGTGACTTCAGCGGAGCCAATCTCACGGAGTCGCTGCATGTCGGCTCGGCCTTCCGTAACTGCACCTTCCGGCGCACCTCGCTGTGGCATTCGGAGTTCCGGCAGTGCAGCTTGCTCGGTTCGACACTCACCGATTGCCGGGTGCGCCCGTCGAAGTTCACCGAAACCGACTTCACGCTGTCGTCGCTCGGCGGGCTCGATCTGCGCGAGATGGACCTGTCGGATTGCCGTTTCCGCGAGGCCAACCTGGTGGGCACCGACATGCGTAAGGCCAACCTGCACGGTGCCGACTTCACCGGCGCCCGCACCCAGAACCTCAAGCTTGACGGCGCCGATCTGCGCGGTGCCCGGGTCGACCCGACGTTATGGACCACCGCCGCCCTGATCGCCGCGAAAGTCGATCTGCCCCAGGCCATCGCATTCGCCGCCGCTCATGGGTTGGACGTGCACGGAGGCTAG
- a CDS encoding NADH:flavin oxidoreductase, with the protein MGSDAAGVPDVLAPARLGPITLRNRTIKAATFEAASPDAFVTDDLIEYHRRPALGGVGMTTVAYCAVAPEGRTEYGQVWMREEAIPGLRRLTDAIHDTGAAVSAQIGHAGPVANARSNGSPALSPIRFFNPLGMKFARQASASDIEGVIAAHANAARLAIEAGFDAVEIHLGHGYFVSSFLSPLFNRRGDEYGGSLANRAKVARAVVQAVREVAGNRLAVTAKLTMTDGIRGGIPIEESLQTATWLQEDGGLDALELTAGSSLVNPMYLFRGDVPIRELAKGFPKPMGWGVRLTGKKFFRSYPYRDAFLLDDARRFRAELDMPLILLGGITGGESMDLAMAEGFEFVAMGRALLADPDLVNRVAADREAHSRCTHCNQCMATIFSKTHCVLT; encoded by the coding sequence ATGGGCAGTGACGCCGCTGGAGTTCCCGATGTGCTGGCGCCTGCGCGGCTCGGCCCCATCACGCTGCGCAACCGGACGATCAAGGCGGCGACCTTCGAGGCCGCCTCCCCCGACGCCTTCGTCACCGACGATCTCATCGAGTATCACCGCAGGCCTGCCCTGGGTGGGGTCGGCATGACAACCGTCGCCTACTGCGCGGTGGCTCCCGAGGGACGCACCGAGTACGGCCAGGTCTGGATGCGCGAGGAGGCCATTCCCGGGCTGCGACGCCTCACCGATGCCATCCACGACACCGGCGCCGCGGTGTCGGCCCAGATCGGCCACGCCGGCCCGGTGGCCAACGCCCGATCCAACGGATCACCTGCCCTCTCCCCGATCCGGTTCTTCAATCCGCTGGGCATGAAGTTCGCACGCCAGGCCAGCGCCTCCGACATCGAGGGCGTCATCGCGGCACATGCGAACGCGGCCCGACTGGCCATCGAGGCCGGGTTCGACGCCGTCGAAATCCATCTGGGCCATGGATATTTCGTGAGCTCGTTCTTGAGCCCGCTATTCAACCGGCGGGGGGACGAATACGGCGGCTCTTTGGCCAACCGCGCCAAGGTGGCACGCGCGGTGGTTCAGGCAGTACGCGAGGTAGCCGGTAACCGGCTCGCCGTGACCGCGAAGCTGACCATGACCGACGGCATTCGCGGTGGCATCCCCATCGAAGAATCGCTGCAGACGGCCACCTGGTTACAGGAGGACGGCGGGCTTGACGCCCTGGAGCTGACCGCGGGCAGCTCCCTAGTCAATCCCATGTACTTGTTCCGTGGCGACGTGCCGATCCGTGAGCTCGCCAAGGGCTTCCCCAAACCGATGGGGTGGGGCGTGCGCCTGACCGGAAAGAAGTTCTTCCGGTCGTACCCCTACCGCGACGCGTTCTTGCTCGACGATGCCCGCCGCTTCCGTGCCGAACTGGACATGCCGCTGATTCTGCTGGGCGGCATCACCGGCGGCGAGTCGATGGATCTGGCGATGGCCGAGGGATTCGAGTTCGTCGCCATGGGCCGCGCGCTGTTGGCAGATCCCGACCTGGTGAATCGAGTGGCGGCCGATCGGGAGGCTCATTCACGGTGCACCCACTGCAATCAATGCATGGCAACAATATTCAGCAAAACTCACTGCGTGCTGACCTAG
- a CDS encoding ATP-binding cassette domain-containing protein, with product MTGREAPTLTVVFDGDERKFAPGHDIHIGRDIHADVRITHPLVSRIHLIIRFVDGKWIAEDQRSLNGIFVNGRQVGWVEVRDDTVINLGDPGGPRLTFALGGLGGETQLGIAPPTMRGYLSGPQQVQQTGVQQPYQSAQQHYPTGGYQSAPQTYSQPPSQQHPYGAPPSGPPTYGTPSTSGPTRPRQQYPSGPTPVPASYSNEPVEPFGTRAMRALGIGGAPKPSPGAITVGRAPDNTIVVNDVLASRHHALLLPTAGGLEIQDLHTINGTFVNGVQVEQSLLHEGDTVTIGNVDLVVQDGTLVKPTTATRVGGLEVQGIDFTVEGGKKLLDDISFSAGPGSLTAVIGPSGAGKSTLARLIVGNTQPSAGKVSFEGHGVHAEYAVMRNRIGMVPQDDVVHPQLTVSQALHYAAELRLPPDTTKEDREQVVSRVLEELEMTKHAETRVDKLSGGQRKRASVAMELLTGPSLLILDEPTSGLDPALDRQVMSLMRQLADAGRVVVVVTHSLTYLSYCDQVLLLAPGGKTAYCGPPRSIGQEMGTTDWADIFANAAADPDGVHQAYLSRHPAANKPVTAATPPGDLGKPPKTSLLRQVSTVARRQGRLILADRGYFIFLALLPFVLAGLVLSVPGSAGFNVALPDNPNEPGLLLALTNLGASFLGLALTIRDLIGERVIFRREQAVGLSATAYLLAKIITYCGAAIVQSAIMTAVIVIIRGGPTQGAVLLGSANFELWVAVAATACAATVLGLVLSSLATSAEQVMPMLVIATMTQIVFSGGLIPVTGRAGLEQLSFLFPSRWGFAATAATCDLRKLVPVGPQDELWNHDAGTWLFDMGILALLSLVMAGFVRWRIRLKG from the coding sequence ATGACTGGTCGGGAAGCACCCACTCTCACCGTGGTATTCGATGGTGACGAACGAAAGTTCGCACCCGGGCACGACATCCATATCGGCCGCGATATCCACGCCGATGTACGCATCACGCACCCGTTGGTGTCGCGTATTCACCTGATAATCAGGTTTGTCGACGGCAAATGGATCGCCGAAGACCAGCGCAGCCTCAACGGCATCTTCGTCAACGGCCGCCAGGTCGGTTGGGTCGAGGTCCGCGATGACACCGTGATCAACCTGGGTGATCCAGGCGGTCCGCGGCTGACGTTCGCGCTCGGCGGGCTGGGTGGCGAGACACAGCTCGGGATCGCTCCCCCGACTATGCGCGGTTACCTGTCCGGACCGCAGCAGGTGCAACAGACCGGTGTGCAGCAGCCGTATCAAAGCGCACAGCAGCACTACCCCACCGGCGGCTACCAGTCTGCTCCGCAGACATACAGTCAGCCGCCCAGCCAGCAGCATCCGTACGGAGCTCCGCCCTCGGGCCCGCCGACCTATGGGACGCCCAGTACCTCGGGACCCACCCGGCCGCGTCAGCAGTACCCGTCAGGACCCACTCCGGTGCCCGCGTCCTACTCCAACGAGCCGGTGGAACCCTTCGGTACCCGTGCGATGCGCGCGCTCGGCATCGGTGGCGCACCGAAGCCGAGCCCCGGGGCGATCACCGTCGGCCGCGCCCCCGACAACACCATCGTCGTCAATGACGTGCTGGCCTCCCGTCACCACGCATTGTTGCTCCCGACCGCCGGTGGCCTGGAGATCCAGGACCTGCACACCATCAACGGCACCTTCGTCAACGGTGTCCAGGTCGAGCAGTCGTTGCTCCACGAGGGCGACACCGTCACCATCGGTAACGTCGACCTCGTTGTCCAGGACGGGACGCTCGTCAAACCCACGACGGCCACCCGGGTCGGTGGCCTTGAGGTGCAGGGCATCGACTTCACCGTCGAGGGCGGCAAGAAACTGCTCGACGACATCAGCTTCTCGGCCGGGCCCGGCTCGCTGACCGCCGTGATCGGCCCTTCGGGCGCCGGCAAGTCCACGCTGGCCCGCCTGATCGTCGGCAACACCCAGCCGTCGGCCGGCAAGGTGTCGTTCGAAGGGCACGGCGTGCACGCCGAGTACGCCGTGATGCGAAACCGCATCGGCATGGTGCCCCAGGACGATGTGGTGCACCCGCAGCTGACCGTCAGCCAGGCCTTGCATTACGCCGCCGAGCTGCGACTACCGCCGGATACCACCAAGGAAGACCGCGAGCAGGTGGTGTCCCGGGTTCTTGAGGAACTCGAGATGACCAAGCACGCCGAGACCCGGGTCGACAAGCTGTCCGGCGGACAGCGCAAGCGCGCCTCGGTCGCGATGGAGCTGCTGACCGGGCCGTCCCTGCTGATCCTCGACGAGCCCACGTCCGGTTTGGATCCCGCGCTGGACCGTCAGGTGATGAGCCTGATGCGCCAACTCGCCGATGCGGGCCGCGTGGTTGTGGTGGTGACGCACTCGCTGACCTATCTGAGCTACTGCGACCAGGTGCTGCTGCTGGCCCCCGGCGGCAAGACGGCCTACTGCGGCCCGCCCCGCAGCATCGGTCAGGAGATGGGCACCACCGACTGGGCCGACATCTTCGCCAACGCCGCGGCCGATCCGGATGGCGTGCACCAGGCGTATCTGTCACGGCATCCCGCCGCGAACAAACCCGTCACCGCGGCGACCCCGCCAGGCGATCTGGGCAAGCCGCCCAAGACCAGCCTGCTACGGCAGGTCTCCACGGTGGCACGCCGCCAAGGGCGGCTGATCCTGGCGGACCGCGGGTACTTCATCTTCCTGGCGCTACTGCCGTTTGTCCTTGCCGGACTGGTGTTGTCGGTACCCGGCAGCGCCGGTTTCAATGTGGCACTGCCCGACAACCCGAACGAACCAGGGCTGCTGCTGGCGCTGACCAACCTGGGCGCGAGCTTCCTGGGTCTGGCGCTGACCATCCGCGACCTGATCGGCGAACGGGTGATCTTCCGCCGAGAACAGGCGGTGGGCCTCTCGGCCACGGCCTATCTGCTGGCCAAGATCATCACCTACTGCGGGGCTGCCATCGTGCAGTCGGCCATCATGACCGCCGTCATCGTGATCATTCGCGGCGGACCCACACAGGGTGCGGTGCTACTGGGCAGCGCCAACTTCGAACTGTGGGTGGCCGTCGCGGCGACCGCTTGCGCGGCCACCGTGCTGGGTTTGGTGCTGTCCTCGCTGGCCACCTCGGCCGAGCAGGTGATGCCGATGCTGGTGATCGCCACCATGACGCAGATCGTGTTCAGCGGTGGCCTCATCCCGGTGACGGGACGGGCCGGGCTGGAACAACTTTCGTTCCTGTTCCCGTCTCGCTGGGGCTTCGCCGCAACGGCCGCCACCTGCGACCTACGCAAGCTGGTGCCGGTGGGCCCGCAAGACGAGCTGTGGAACCACGATGCCGGAACCTGGCTGTTCGACATGGGCATCCTGGCGCTGCTCTCGCTGGTGATGGCCGGGTTCGTGCGCTGGCGCATCCGCCTCAAGGGCTGA
- a CDS encoding winged helix-turn-helix transcriptional regulator, whose protein sequence is MYDSSQPAWVGNALDPDCPTRIVLDRIGDKWTVLVVAALADGPLRFTVLRERIGGITGKVLTSTLRSMLRDGLVVRTAYATVPPKVEYELTDLGSSLRQPIDELRLWAERHVAHIVRNRDTHDAGQPPAPQPRSARSEFC, encoded by the coding sequence ATGTATGACTCATCACAGCCCGCCTGGGTGGGAAACGCACTCGATCCGGATTGCCCCACCCGGATCGTGCTGGACCGGATTGGGGACAAGTGGACGGTGTTGGTGGTGGCGGCGCTTGCTGATGGCCCGCTGCGGTTCACCGTGCTGCGTGAGCGGATCGGCGGCATCACCGGCAAGGTGCTCACCTCGACGTTGCGGTCGATGCTGCGTGACGGGCTGGTGGTACGCACGGCGTACGCGACTGTGCCGCCGAAGGTGGAATACGAACTGACCGATTTGGGGAGTTCGCTGCGTCAGCCCATTGACGAGTTGAGGTTGTGGGCCGAGCGCCACGTCGCGCACATCGTGCGCAACCGAGACACACACGATGCTGGTCAGCCGCCGGCGCCGCAGCCTAGGTCAGCACGCAGTGAGTTTTGCTGA